A stretch of DNA from Arctopsyche grandis isolate Sample6627 chromosome 6, ASM5162203v2, whole genome shotgun sequence:
AATTTAtacttacattttatttgttttttttttaaataaagtttatattttgtacatacctatttttccttttttattgcaaatttcGATATTACTTATGActagttttgaatttttatttttacattataagaatgtgcatacatatgcttATATTTGAACATGTTTTTTAATCACTTAACATTGGAcccaagaataaaataaattaatattcatttacatatgaaGGATTCGTTTATGATGGCATTAGTGTCATAGTAATTAACATTAGGACAAATGCCAATGCGAAGGGCATTCAATCTGTGGTAATTTTACAGATTTTAGAAACCATTAGACTTCAATTTCCTTTCTACATTTACTAGTACTATGAATATAGGACAAACtattttacatatgcatattcttTGAGTTTATTTCTTTTCCATTGTGTCCACACTCCTTAATTATTCTAAATGTTTCACCATAATATTTGCTGGTGTGTAGTAAGCATCGGgtgaatagattgaaatggcaaaggTGGGTCAAgtaactagaagaatggacaaaagaagtgctcaaTGGTAGGTGAGAAAATGTAAGAGGGTGCAAGGACAGCCACAAGGGAAATGAATGGatgaaattctaaaaatatgtgGTGAATTGAGTGAGGGTTGCTCACAACAGAGACGGATGGAAGTGTGTTGAAGAAGTCTTCATCTAGCAGTAGACGGTGAATGACGATGATGCAAAgaataattcaatggaaaatatACAGATTATGTATTAAGTGGGAATCGTGCAAAGAAAACAACAATATAGCTTTTATATACAGAGGGTGTATTCGAATAAATTGAGTTCCTGtggaaaataatcataaaatatcAGTTCATTCGTTCGTTATTGCATATAAAATGGATCAAGCTCGGTTGACAAGAAGATAGCAAAGGTCTTCACCGTGAAATCGTTTACAAAACATGGACACCATAGGCAGAATGGGGGGCTACGTAGCCATAAGCTGGGTGAATGGAAGAGTATGCTGATACCACTGGAGCAGAATAACCAGAATAGGCCAAGGGAGCAGAGTAGGCGGAGATCAAAGGATGAGAATAAGCAACAGGAGCAATGGCGGCCCTCTTGTGGATTCCATGGGCGTTGAGGGTCTGGGCTACGAAGTGGTTGTTCCTAGCTACGACGACATCGGCGGTGTCTACAAGCTTTCCAGTGGGTTTGACTACTCCGGCGGGGGATCCTGGGTAGAGAGCTGGCTCGCCGTAAGCGAAAGCTGGAGCAGAGTAGGCCAACGGAGAGTAGGCAGATGCGTACGGAGCAGAGTAGGCCGATGCGTACGGGGCAGAGTAGGCAGATACGTACGGAGTAGAATAGACAGACGGTATCAAATGTTGAGGCTTAGCCGAAGCTGCGGCGATGGCAGCAAACAGAATCACAAACTTGAACATCTTGATTTGTTTTGCTAGGTCTTGGATACGAGTTCTGTGGAAGACCGAATTCGGTTGACTGATAGTGGATGTTGGACAGTTCGGGCATTTATACTCGATCGGTGTAGAAAATTACTGTATTCAATGTCATTGGCTTTGTTCTTTTTTAACTCCTGTCGTGCAAGTGTGACCTATTAAAATTTAAGGTGTGTGAGTATGTAGGAGATAAGTTTTTGCTCGAGATTGTCCGGTACCGATTTGAACTTTAAATTAAACTTGTTTGTTGGACATGTGCTTGAAAAAAATCGGGCTCTGTAACTATGTGGACGTAAAGAATAActtgttttgttttgtaaatcTAATGAACTACATTGTTGATTGTGATAGTtggtttataattatttttttgctagcTAAAAATATACTAAAGGCACTAGAAATTAGCGAAAATCAATTCACTGTATGGATAGTTGTTTTTacagtacattttttttagctAGATTATGATCTAGCTCATAAATTTTtgagtaattatttaatttgagatcgtaaatgtgttctcacatttaattttttctattatttttgttgtttactttacattatttttatttacattttgattttaattatttgttcaTGTATATATGCTTAGCTATAGTGACGCCCTGGAGTAAAtgtatctgtaatgtcactatagcttaactgtaataaataaatataaaaatcagatacattaaaaaaaatgaaattatgtataaaaaaatatatataatatgtattattcatatttttcaatttcgtccTCTTATAATCgagaatatttacattaataaatacaaattatttatttacaaaaacttATTCATATCAGTCTTAGTTGTCAACGTTCAGTGGAAGGAATCACCACCGTACAGAACCGTGTGTACCTTCGGCAGGGTATATACACTTTCCGCAACATCCGTTCGTATTTTAAGACATCTCGAAACATCGAGCACCTTGAGTGATGCACAGTGTTGTTTAATGTAAGAAATACTGTCATTGGTCAGCGACGAACAGCCCTGAAATCAAAAAGTGTtcgtattaaattcaaaattgtcAACGTGGTCGCTACAAAGTCGTTAACATGAAGTGTGACAAAAAAATACAACCAAAGTAAACATGGCATTTTATAtcttatcatattcgaataattTTGCATCATGTGTGGGCCGATTCATATGAAAGTGAAAGTATGGAAAATTAAGCCAATCCCCAACACGTTTTTAATAGGATGACATTTTAAGACATGTCAAATAATTCATCTAtatatgtagggttggaattgaacgaaaggctgatgtatggactatggctgagaaagagtatgttacgactgattgtgagaaggggatgaaaaggggcagagatgtaacggttagtcgcagttggacctgcGCTCCGCGCGGTTGGCCGCTAGACCTCCGCACGTAtcgtcttaataaacaacatgactgaaaacgcacgtgtttgatcttcacctcaaccgccacatcccaaccgtggtcctgaacagcgtcatctgtcaggaaTCTCTaccacatatatacacaaaacatcatttaaatcggcttacatacatAGCATTAACGCATTCCAAatgaaaaaattcggatgtgaccaacccatggctttatctatgtatttgaggaatataagaaggtttcAAAACAAAACTCGACaattaaacatacacacacattgaCACATACcagttatgagagcattttcgatacaaattgagcgcaaatgtatgcaaacttgcacaagacaagagttctacttccggttgtcggattttgttcgaaattttttcattgcttaaaatcactataattattatacacattaaatatgaagaaaatgaaaataatttaaaaggtcaaaataaaataatgaaatattgttgtaAGAAAAATACTACtactggtttacgaattctgatcagctctaagttagtacacaaagaatacaaatgtaaaatttcagatcgatacgttcagggatgtggaaagaatcgtggtcacaacatttttgacttttctaagaggaaaaaatcccacttccggtttattaaatttagtgattttttttttattttcatcacatagatacaagaattatacttgaattttttcgtgaagagcacacatgtttaagggtcgtaaaaaatattggaagaaaaatcgaacaagagtaaactgccacttccagttgacggacgctaaccaaattttatacataacttggtattaagcataaacttctagatatgaaatttcagttcaatacacctCTAGAAtaaattctctagagtaaaagtactacttccggttcaggtaaaaatattagagtataaaatttataatttctattacatgtgaaaaaaattcagttCTGATTCAGTTAGCATTTTGgaagataattaaattcaaaaatttaaaaagaaaaaggacATTTTTAAGAATAGGTACGGTTTCTggtcaaaatttgaaaaaaattcacgtcgtatcgataagaatttcagtgaccgatactaagtttcagttcgataggactgactgtgttcaaaatatccccaaaatacacacacacacacattttttctagatcatgaaagcgtgatcagtgatcgattctgagttcgaatcagtcaaaatctcgagtttgaattttcgcatgatcgcaaaactccatctattgttactacgtacatagacaaAGTAAAAATTTACCGTCAATATGAGATACATCAAATTTTTCAGATTCCTTGCGATTTCTCTGACGCATTTGTCTCTGACGCGTTCGCACGATCGAAGGTTCAGCGTCTCTATATTGGGACAACCCACCACCATGACTCTGATCCCCCCGTAGGATATCCTCCGACAGTAGCTCAAGTCGACGTACACCAATCTGCGGCTATTGAACGCATTCTTTAAACTGTAATCGGTCAGCTCGCTGTACGTTATGGAGAGACTCTTCAAGTGTTTCAGACCCTGCAGATTGTACACCTGATCGCCATCACTGTCGGTGCCGATGAAGCCATCATCCGTCACGCGCGTGCAATAGTTCATGTTCAGCGTGCACAAGTTAGTCAGATTCTTCAACACGGCCTGAACCGAATCGTTCAACATGGAGTGTTCGCAATCGTTCATATTCAACAGGTTCAGATTCGGAAGCCGCTCTGAGATGAGAACCACGTCTGCCGGCATGAGCCTCAACGAAGCCACCTTCAACTGCAGCATCGTGCGGTTCACTTCGCGACAGATTCCGTTTTTGATTCCGTCCGAGGTTATTTTATTGCAATACGATATGTTCAGGTGAGTGAGACACTTGGCCGAGGATATAGCGAAGGCGCCGACGTTCGTCACGTGACTATTCGAGATGTTCAAGCTCTTCAAACACTTGAAATTTTCGCAGACGCTCTTCAACATGTCGTCGGTGAGCGTGTAACTGTTGGCCAAGCTCAGCTTGGTCAGATTGGTGCAGTGCTGCAGCGTGAACTTCAGAAGCTCCACGCTAGACACGTGCTTGTTCAGCTCGAGCGAGCTCAACCGGACGTTGGGCATTTCTAAAATTTTGAAGAAGTCCGGTTCTATCGTGTTGCACTTGATGAACCTCTTGAAGAAGTTATTTATGAGTTGAAACTGGGCGTTGACGTGCGGCAGCCGTATGCTGTCGTCCGGTGGACAGACTCGCGGCGTGCTGTAGATGAGGATGCACGGAGATACCTCCAGCTCCCTCAACACTTGCATGTTGGCTATGAACCTGAAAAATAGCTTAAGCGAAAGGTTCGTGCTGTCGTGGATgctcaatttttttatactgaACGGCCTCGTCGGAGGATATTCAATCAAGTCGCTGTCCAACTCCGTCATTAGTTTCACCAACCCGGGGCAGCTGGTGAACGTCAACGACTCTAGATTGCTGCACAGGCGGAGTATTTTGTAGAAATCGAACTTGGGCAAGTCCAACTTACATctgaaaaagtataaaaatcgTATCAATTTTATTAACCAGTACGGATCATCTTTAATCAATAAAACGGGATATGCAAAATAATTATAGTGGCGGAAAACATTGGCACATGCAAGGTTTGGCAAAGGagacaaaaataataacatcgagcaataaaaaaaaaataccaaagcggaaaataatcaatctatactaagtttgacccactaaattcgaatatgacattgaTTTTCGTTGCCTTCTTCTTATTTATAAGATTAAGAAGCAActattacatatgtttgtgttttgcagtctttaaccctttgaatgctgaccgacGACGATCGGCGTATTGCTGACAAGTCCCTGGgcttgaaaaacgccgataggcgttgtatattgagcatgggcaaagtaaacaagaatacaagagtagcattaaaaaaaatgcattgaatatgggtcgtgtactacgtgtcattcatttggcaacgtttataaagactcatTCACACTgggatttctgaatttataaccatatcagaattacccgatggaaatccctaactgctagtatgagtattttagatcatggcttggaatttagattgtgagcattacattttaacaacaaagaagaagatggaactagttttggaaaaatacattcattaatagacttattttgattgttttatattgttgcaagatatattagagagtctaaacacatctttacaaaactcgaaatcctcggcggtagttatataGGTTttatttggattagctacaatttttatacctgctttctattggatttctaaataattccagttggaaattttcagcagggcagactttcaacagaaaaaacaTCTGCACTCAAAGacttaactcaaaatctagtattgctgtgccaaaagtcaGTATTGGAATCCATAGTCTGATGtttttcgtatttattgtaattttttattgttttaaaatactaataactaatTGAATATTAAGTCGAAAATATACTTCATATCTTcatgtgtaaaaaaaagtatattgttGACATatgaaattcgctagataattaattataagtattttaaagcaataaaaattcacattcaatagaaaaaacatctcattattgattccaatactcacttttgacacAGCAAAACTAAATTTTGAGTCAAAAACTGCAACAATCTGTAAAAAACTGcgcttttttttaaacgcttgttctcataaacgaaaagaagccaacaaaaatcattgccaCATTCGAATTTAGTCAAGTCTCTGCTCcggtaagaaaaaaaagttattttttgttgcttagtgtaATAGTAGAGATCGGCGGCCGAGGATGTCGCCATAAAATAGTAGACACAAAGCAAGCTCCTTTTCTGCCCACCCTGAGAACGCTACCTACCATCATGTATCAATAGCACATTTAAACATACACCTTAGACAATGGTTTGAGCCGTCATAAGCGAAAAAAAGGTCCAGGACCCATTTATTTCGTTAATGGGTCAATGAATGAGCCTATACAGCCTGGTGGTATCCTTGATCCTGACAGTAATTTTATGCACGACAGCgctccttgtcatcgagcttgggtgaaaaatattgcaaaagttttatactattttgatttttgaaatttttatgccGGGTTGCGTACCGGTGCCGATTAAAGGTGGCGGGGCGCCGTACCGGCTATTCTACAACCCCGACTCCTAGTTAGATACCGTTGGAATAGACTCATCTAATGGCACTCGTCCATCTACATCATACATACGtgcacaaactacatacatacatacatacatgcacaaaAAACTAAATTTGATTTGGGAGACGCTGGATACTGTTATTAATAATTAAGGTCAAATAATAAAGAACTACAAACACACAGCCCACTATCaagtaatgaaaatatatattaaaaaagaagGAAACGTTGTAATAAAATGTCCCGGGGGGCTTAAAATGTGTTTACGGTAGATAAAATCTCATACAACAATATAGaattaatatgtatactcatactTGTACTTGCATATGTTTgacatttgtaaatattaacaatacgtattgtaaatttaatatgaacttAATATGTTTAGCTTATCTTTTGTACAATGTTGGACATCgaacatgatttttttattttatttattttcgtttatagATTAGCAGATCCGTCGCCGCTCAAATATACACTGATACATTTAACACTGTAAAGGTACCATACAAAGAAAAAGAAATCGGCCTACCCTACGAATTACTGTCGCAATGCAGCGGTTTGTACCTGTAAAAATGAAGATGTTTAATCGTTTGTGAATTTCTCTTCCAAAACAGGTTTGGAATGTCGAATATTTCTATGTTTTTGAATGTAAAACTAGGAAATCCATTGTAGGTTCTTGTGAAGATTTCGAACAAGCGTCGGTGAAACGAGCGATCTCTGTTGCTGCGCGCGTGGATCAGGATGTGCTGGTTGACGGAGAAAGTGCTGGCGAAGATGGCCTGATGCCACCAGCTGCACGTCCGAGACGCCGTCAGTCGGTCTCGGTGCGAAAGATAACCGAATATTTTATTCATGATCTGAAACGTGACAAAATGGTGCATACGTATTGTGCATTTTTGAAGATTTCTGAAAATTTTTTGCacaaaagtttaaaattatGTTAGTAAATATTATACGTTAATGGATGAACTGTCGCTTGCCGGAAACATGTTTTTCTTAttgttttgttgtataaaagaCGAATGCAAGTTTAATGGAGTACTCTCAGATATCAATGAGTCAGGATCTTGAAACTATACTTGCAAATTTATTATCATCGAAACTTTTATGATGTTGAAAAATTGGACCTGATTAAAAGTATTCAGCATCGTTTATACAATAATCAAAGAATTTTTTGAATGGTAGAACTGGCTGAAACGTATCCCATGATAGGGTATATATTTGCAGtaattttagaatatatatttaaatacctcTAAAGGCAAGTCAGTGGCCATGTTCGTCAGCAAATAAAAACTTGGGGccggaagtaaaaaaaaagaccGGCCTCTTCCGGTGGATTATATCTTGGTGATTTCCGTTCACGTTTAAGGCGAGTTTCTACGTGAATACTGGAACTAATCGTgaaaacattataatatgtaggtaaacACGTCTTGCACATTTGGACAAACTGTCAAACAACTGAGTTTGACATTTACGTGTCGTAACATACCATTTCACGGCCATGCTCAGTAGTGGACTTTTGGCGAAATTCTATAGTTATTATTGTGTTGTGAAAATAATAACGACATTGAACCATGTGTATGATTGCATAAATTTCATCGAAAGTAAAATAACCATTGgccagataaaaaaaaagtaaaatagccAGAGTTGGCTCGTGAATTTTTGTAAATGTGTGTAAGCGCCTTTGGAGCCctagaaaaatattcaaatacacaataaaataca
This window harbors:
- the LOC143913572 gene encoding uncharacterized protein LOC143913572; its protein translation is MFKFVILFAAIAAASAKPQHLIPSVYSTPYVSAYSAPYASAYSAPYASAYSPLAYSAPAFAYGEPALYPGSPAGVVKPTGKLVDTADVVVARNNHFVAQTLNAHGIHKRAAIAPVAYSHPLISAYSAPLAYSGYSAPVVSAYSSIHPAYGYVAPHSAYGVHVL
- the LOC143913493 gene encoding uncharacterized protein LOC143913493 isoform X1; its protein translation is MATDLPLEIMNKIFGYLSHRDRLTASRTCSWWHQAIFASTFSVNQHILIHARSNRDRSFHRRLFEIFTRTYNGFPSFTFKNIEIFDIPNLFWKRNSQTIKHLHFYRCKLDLPKFDFYKILRLCSNLESLTFTSCPGLVKLMTELDSDLIEYPPTRPFSIKKLSIHDSTNLSLKLFFRFIANMQVLRELEVSPCILIYSTPRVCPPDDSIRLPHVNAQFQLINNFFKRFIKCNTIEPDFFKILEMPNVRLSSLELNKHVSSVELLKFTLQHCTNLTKLSLANSYTLTDDMLKSVCENFKCLKSLNISNSHVTNVGAFAISSAKCLTHLNISYCNKITSDGIKNGICREVNRTMLQLKVASLRLMPADVVLISERLPNLNLLNMNDCEHSMLNDSVQAVLKNLTNLCTLNMNYCTRVTDDGFIGTDSDGDQVYNLQGLKHLKSLSITYSELTDYSLKNAFNSRRLVYVDLSYCRRISYGGIRVMVVGCPNIETLNLRSCERVRDKCVREIARNLKNLMYLILTGCSSLTNDSISYIKQHCASLKVLDVSRCLKIRTDVAESVYTLPKVTLARQELKKNKANDIEYSNFLHRSSINARTVQHPLSVNRIRSSTELVSKT
- the LOC143913493 gene encoding uncharacterized protein LOC143913493 isoform X2, giving the protein MATDLPLEIMNKIFGYLSHRDRLTASRTCSWWHQAIFASTFSVNQHILIHARSNRDRSFHRRLFEIFTRTYNGFPSFTFKNIEIFDIPNLFWKRNSQTIKHLHFYRCKLDLPKFDFYKILRLCSNLESLTFTSCPGLVKLMTELDSDLIEYPPTRPFSIKKLSIHDSTNLSLKLFFRFIANMQVLRELEVSPCILIYSTPRVCPPDDSIRLPHVNAQFQLINNFFKRFIKCNTIEPDFFKILEMPNVRLSSLELNKHVSSVELLKFTLQHCTNLTKLSLANSYTLTDDMLKSVCENFKCLKSLNISNSHVTNVGAFAISSAKCLTHLNISYCNKITSDGIKNGICREVNRTMLQLKVASLRLMPADVVLISERLPNLNLLNMNDCEHSMLNDSVQAVLKNLTNLCTLNMNYCTRVTDDGFIGTDSDGDQVYNLQGLKHLKSLSITYSELTDYSLKNAFNSRRLVYVDLSYCRRISYGGIRVMVVGCPNIETLNLRSCERVRDKCVREIARNLKNLMYLILTGCSSLTNDSISYIKQHCASLKVLDVSRCLKIRTDVAESVYTLPKVHTVLYGGDSFH